ACCCGATCGTCGCCGTCCGGCGCGAGCATCGTCGCCGCGAAGCACCGCGCCGCGTCGTCCACGCCCGAGCCGCGCGGCCCGACGAGGAGATACGCATGGACCGGGCGCCGCGCCGCGCGTTGCAGGAGCGCGACCGCGCGGTCCTGCCCGGTGATCCGTTCCCACATCGGCTGACGACCCTACCGGGCCAGGTTCGCCTCGACGACCTGGGCGACCCGCCGTGCCACGTCGTCCGGAGCGCCGTCCCCGTCGACCACGAGCCACCCCCGCTCGGACGCGAGCGTGCGGTACCCCGCGCGCACGCGCGCGTGGAACTCCTCGCCCTCGCGCTCGATGCGGTCCGACGGGACACCGCGACGCGCCACCGCGACCGCGTCCGAGACGTCGAGCACGACGACGACGTCGGGGCGCGGGAACCCCGCGTTCACGCGCTCGACCACCTCGAGGCCGACGCCACGCACCAGCCCCTGGTACACGAGCGACGACGGGACGTACCGGTCGCACACGACGTCCACACCGGCATCCAGCGCCGGTCGCACGACGCGTGCGACGTGCTCGGCGCGGTCCGCCACGAGCAGGAGGAGCTCCGCGAGCGGGTCGACCGGATCGGCCGTGTCGAGCAGGAGCCGGCGGAGATCCTTCCCGAGCGGCGTCGCGCCGGGCTCGAAGGTGAGATCGACACGCCGTCCTGCCGCGCGCCAGTGGTGCGCGAGGAGCCGGGCCTGCGTGCTCTTGCCCGACGCCTCGCCGCCCTCGAGGACGACGAACCGGCCGCGGTCGCTCACGCCGTCGCCCCTCGCTCACGCGCGCGGCGGACCTCGCGGCGTGACAGCCAGCCCGCGACGATGCAGATCGCGCCGCCGAGCCACAAGGCGATCCGCACGCCCTGCAACCCGTACGACGCGCCCGCGACCGACACCGAGCGGTGCCCGAACACCAGCTTCGAGAGCCAGTCGAACAGATCCGAGAACAACGGCGACACGGTGAGCGACAGCAGCAGACAGAGGCGGATGACGGTGTACAGCGTGGCGAACGTCCGCCCGCGCAGCTCGTCGGCCACGTTCTCCTGCAACACGGTGAACCCGGAGACGTACGCGGCACCCGAGAACGCGCCGACCAGCGCGATCAGCGGCGCCGCGAGCCACAACGTCGAGGACGACACCGCCGCGATGAGTGCCGCGCCCACACCCATGACCGCGTACGCGAACAGCGACTCACGCGGCAGCCGCCGCTGCACCGCGAGCAACGTGAACACGCCCGCGGCCGCACCCATGCCGAGCGCGGTCATGAGGAAGCCGAACGTCGCGCTGCTGCCGCCGAGCACGACCTTCGCGAACACCGGCCCGAGCGGGATCATCGCACCCCCGCCGATCAGCCCCGCGCCCAGACCGATGAGGACGCCGCGCACGATCGGGTGCGACGCGATGAACCGCATCCCCTCGACGATGTCGCGGACCGACTGCGACCAGTCGATCCGCTGCCCCTTGTGACGGTCGATGTGCGGGATCGGCAGACGGAAGACGATGTACGCGGAGATCAGGAACGTCAGGCCGTCGACCCACAGCGCGAGCACCTCGCGGTCGACCTTGAGCGCGGAGAACGGCCCGAAGTGCCCGAGCCACTTCGCCAGCACGGCCAGCAACGAGAAGATCAGCGACCCGACCGGGAACGTCCCGTACGCAGCCGCGAGCGACAGCGAGTTCGCCGACGACAGCTGCCTGCCCTCGACGAGGTGCGGCACCGACGCGTCCTTCGCCGGACCCCACAGCAGCGTCAGGATCTCCATCAGCAGCGACACGAGGATCAGGCCGAGCAGCGTGTCGACGAACGGCAGCACCGCGAGCAGCGCGGCGCGCCCGACGTCGCACCACACCATCACCTTCCGGCGATCCCACCGGTCGACGAGGACGCCGCCGACCGTGGCCAGGAAGAACCCCGGCACCATGCGGGCGACCATGACGAGGCCGACGGCCGTTCCCGAGTTGTTCGAGACACGCGCCGCGATCGCGAGGATCGCGATCAGGCCGATCCAGTCGCCCAGGCTCGAGCCGACCTGCGCGAGCCAGAGCTTGAAGTACGCACGCGACCCGAACACCCGCCACGTCGACGACGGCAGGGCCTGCTCACCGTGAGCAGGCGGGATGAACGGCGCATGCTCGGCGCTCACCGCGGGCCAGCCTAGGTGGCGCCGTGGTGCCCGCCGCGCGTGGTGTCGGCGCGGCTACTCGGCGGCCGGGCTCTTCTTCGCGGCGGCCTTCTTGGCGGGCTTGGCCGTCTTCTTGGCCGCGGTCTTCGACGCGGCCGCGGCCTTCTTCTTCGCGGGCGCCTTCTTCTTGGCCGGCGTCTTCTTCTTCGCGGGCCGGCGGCTCGGGCCCGCCTCCTCGCGCGCCTCGAGCAGCGCGACCGCGTCCTGGAGCGTGACGGTCGCGGGGTCCGTGCCGCGTGGCAGCGACGCGTTCGTCGTCCCGTCGGTCGCGTACGGGCCGTAGCGACCGTCGAGGATGCGGACGGGCGCGCCGGTACCCGGGCGCTCGCCCAGCTCCGCGATCGGTGCCTTCGCCTGGCGGCCGCGTCGCTTCGGCTGCGCGAACAGCGCGTCGGCCTGCTGCTTCGTGACGGTGAAGATCTGCTCCTCGTTGTCGAGGCTGCGCGTCTCGCTGCCCTTCTTGAGATACGGGCCGTAGCGACCGTTCTGCGCGGTGATCTCCGTGCCGTCGTCGTCGACGCCGACGACGCGCGGCAGCGACAGCAGCTGCAGGGCGTCGTCGAGCGTCACCCGCTCGACGGTCATCGTCTTGAACAGCGACGCGGTGCGGGGCTTCTCCTTCGATCCGTCGACGGGCTCGCCCAGCTGCACGTACGGCCCGTACCGGCCGTCCCGCACGATGACGGGCAGTCCTGTCGCGGGATCGGTGCCGAGCTCACGGCCCTGGTCGCGACCGCGCTCGAGACGCGCCTGCGCGTCGTCGACCGTGAGCTCGTCGGGCGCGACGTCCTCGGGAACGGGTGCGGTCTGCTCACCACGCGACAGGTACGGCCCGTACCTCCCGACGCGCAGCACGATCCCGGCGTCGTCGAACTCGGGGCCGAGGTGCACGGTGTTGACCTCGCGCGGATCGATCGTCGCGAGGTGCTCGTCGGCGACGAGCTCGCGCAGCCCGGCCTGCCCGTTCCCGTAATAGAAGGAGTGCAACCACTTCTCGGCCTCGCCCTCACCGCGCGCGATGACGTCGAGCGCCTCCTCCATCGTCGCGGTGAACCCGTAGTCGACGAGGTGCGCGAAGTGCTGCTCGAGGAGCTGGATCTTGGCGAACGCGACCCACGACGGGACCAGCGCGTTGCCCTTCCTCCACGCGTAGCCGCGGTTCTGGATCGTCTCGATGACGGCCGCGTACGTCGACGGACGGCCGATGCCGCGCTCCTCGAGCTCCTTGACGAGGCTCGCCTCGGTGAAACGCGC
The window above is part of the Acidimicrobiia bacterium genome. Proteins encoded here:
- the tmk gene encoding dTMP kinase, whose product is MSDRGRFVVLEGGEASGKSTQARLLAHHWRAAGRRVDLTFEPGATPLGKDLRRLLLDTADPVDPLAELLLLVADRAEHVARVVRPALDAGVDVVCDRYVPSSLVYQGLVRGVGLEVVERVNAGFPRPDVVVVLDVSDAVAVARRGVPSDRIEREGEEFHARVRAGYRTLASERGWLVVDGDGAPDDVARRVAQVVEANLAR
- a CDS encoding MFS transporter, coding for MSAEHAPFIPPAHGEQALPSSTWRVFGSRAYFKLWLAQVGSSLGDWIGLIAILAIAARVSNNSGTAVGLVMVARMVPGFFLATVGGVLVDRWDRRKVMVWCDVGRAALLAVLPFVDTLLGLILVSLLMEILTLLWGPAKDASVPHLVEGRQLSSANSLSLAAAYGTFPVGSLIFSLLAVLAKWLGHFGPFSALKVDREVLALWVDGLTFLISAYIVFRLPIPHIDRHKGQRIDWSQSVRDIVEGMRFIASHPIVRGVLIGLGAGLIGGGAMIPLGPVFAKVVLGGSSATFGFLMTALGMGAAAGVFTLLAVQRRLPRESLFAYAVMGVGAALIAAVSSSTLWLAAPLIALVGAFSGAAYVSGFTVLQENVADELRGRTFATLYTVIRLCLLLSLTVSPLFSDLFDWLSKLVFGHRSVSVAGASYGLQGVRIALWLGGAICIVAGWLSRREVRRARERGATA